One window of Perca fluviatilis chromosome 12, GENO_Pfluv_1.0, whole genome shotgun sequence genomic DNA carries:
- the c12h3orf38 gene encoding uncharacterized protein C3orf38 homolog produces MSTLSETERAGCTKILKSMSKCDLLSLCDTVTNKLIVVENVTEATDTILLYTQNAEELLKRKKVYRELIFKYLAQEGVAMPPNSEKHQLVKRTLELWSSGKTVVDKSLPGETDKAEVGFDPVVLGQQFCQWFFQLLNSHNPLLGQPPQDWGPQHFWPDVKLRLFSVAGHEQMDEFLGAELVSSRLLALTGDEHLLLSPNMQPSGLRTLTSPHGLVLVAVAGTIHRGEACLGIFEQIFGLIRSPLEKNCWKIKFVNLKIKGQDALGGTDMVAPALSYNSTELQLLCS; encoded by the exons ATGTCAACACTGTCAGAAACAGAGCGCGCAGGATGTACAAAGATACTGAAGTCTATGTCAAAATGCGACTTGCTCTCACTTTGTGACACAGTCACGAATAAGTTGATAGTTGTGGAAAATGTTACAG AGGCTACGGATACTATTCTCTTATACACTCAAAATGCTGAGGAGCTCCTGAAGAGGAAGAAGGTTTATCGTGAACTCATATTCAAGTACCTGGCCCAAGAAGGTGTGGCGATGCCCCCAAACAGCGAGAAACACCAGCTCGTGAAAAGGACACTGGAGCTTTGGTCATCTGGGAAG ACCGTGGTTGACAAAAGCCTTCCAGGAGAGACAGATAAGGCTGAGGTGGGCTTTGACCCAGTGGTCCTCGGCCAGCAGTTCTGCCAGTGGTTCTTCCAACTCTTAAACAGTCACAACCCCTTGCTGGGCCAGCCGCCTCAGGACTGGGGACCGCAACACTTCTGGCCAGATGTGAAACTACGCCTCTTCTCTGT AGCTGGCCACGAACAGATGGACGAGTTCCTGGGTGCTGAACTGGTTAGCAGTCGTCTCCTGGCCTTGACTGGGGATGAGCACCTTCTCCTCAGTCCCAACATGCAGCCTAGTGGCCTCAGGACGCTAACCTCCCCACATGGCCTGGTACTAGTGGCTGTAGCTGGGACCATCCACAGAGGCGAAGCCTGTCTGGGCATCTTTGAGCAAATATTTGGCCTCATCCGCTCTCCGCTGGAGAAAAACTGCTGGAAGATCAAGTTTGTTAACCTGAAGATCAAAGGGCAGGATGCTCTGGGTGGGACAGACATGGTAGCGCCTGCCTTGAGTTACAACTCCACCGAATTGCAGCTTCTCTGCAGTTGA
- the zgc:152951 gene encoding uncharacterized protein zgc:152951: MEEFDSSALGRVTVYSIQGCPHCVQAKATLGRLGVPVCDVDVGRHPELRARVKELTGRSSVPQIFFNNIHVGGNDDLQKLAPEELQRLVNVVKKEPLPADAPPLPDENQPEDTAGETDGECMCERDELADVVEDLKHGTVIGSHRRGLTLYKKSFSGHQLVDWLQKEKGMASAEACNTGQALLQKKYMVSVRGCGQQDGSFGEGKDTLYRLLEDDPHSALNAGQTAACSPIQAAELSLLVRELILKLFSEHLSADGKSVDYKGMSVNPAFERYCELAIQLQRVELLSLSREEKLAFFINIYNALVIHGYLRLGAPTNMWQRYRFFNYVSYLIGGEVFTLQDIENGVLRGNRKGVAQLLRPFSKTDPRLQVALPDAEPLIHFALNCGAKGCPPIKTYTPQDIDSQLRTAAEAFLENDDACMVDSGKREVRLSQIFKWYKADFGGTDEKLLKWVVEHMGDSPKKTSLQGVLSAGKTKVSFLPYDWSTNSTH; this comes from the exons ATGGAGGAGTTTGACAGCAGTGCACTGGGCCGTGTAACGGTGTACTCCATCCAGGGCTGCCCACACTGTGTGCAGGCCAAAGCCACCCTGGGGCGTTTGGGAGTACCGGTATGTGATGTGGATGTAGGAAGGCATCCGGAGCTAAGAGCCAGAGTGAAGGAGTTGACAGGACGCAGCTCGGTCCCTCAGATCTTCTTCAACAACATTCATGTTGGGGGCAACGATGACCTACAGAAACTG GCTCCTGAGGAGCTTCAGAGGTTGGTGAATGTGGTCAAGAAAGAGCCTCTTCCAGCAGATGCTCCGCCACTACCAGACGAAAATCAACCAGAGGACACGGCCGGGGAGACTGATGGAG agtgtatgtgtgagagggATGAGTTGGCGGACGTGGTAGAGGACCTGAAACATGGCACTGTGATTGGCAGTCATAGGAGGGGACTGACCTTGTACAAAAAGAGCTTCTCAGGTCATCAACTGGTTGACTGGCTGCAGAAAGAGAAGGGCATGG CCAGTGCTGAGGCCTGTAATACTGGCCAAGCATTGTTGCAGAAGAAGTACATGGTCAGTGTGCGTGGCTGTGGGCAGCAGGATGGCAGTTTTGGAGAAGGGAAAGACACACTGTACAGGCTGCTGGAGGATGACCCTCATTCAGCCCTCAACGCAGGACAGACGGCAGCCTGCAGTCCCATCCAGG ctgctgAGCTCTCTTTGCTTGTACGGGAGTTGATTTTGAAATTGTTCTCCGAGCATCTCTCTGCTGATGGCAAG TCTGTGGACTACAAGGGCATGTCAGTCAACCCTGCCTTTGAGCGTTACTGTGAGCTAGCCATTCAGCTGCAGAGGGTGGAGCTGCTTTCACTGAGTCGAGAGGAGAAGCTGGCCTTCTTCATCAACATCTACAATGCCTTGGTCATCCATGGGTACCTACGCCTGGGGGCCCCCACCAACATGTGGCAAAGATACAGG TTCTTCAACTATGTGAGCTACCTGATTGGAGGAGAAGTGTTTACATTACAGGACATTGAGAATGGTGTTCTGAGAGGGAACAGAAAAGGTGTCGCACAGCTTCTAAGGCCCTTCTCCAAAACAGACCCACGACTACAA GTGGCCCTTCCGGATGCTGAGCCTCTCATTCACTTTGCCTTGAACTGTGGCGCAAAGGGCTGCCCACCAATTAAAACATACACTCCACAG GACATTGACAGCCAGCTCCGCACAGCAGCTGAGGCCTTCCTGGAGAATGACGACGCCTGTATGGTGGATTCTGGGAAAAGAGAAGTGCGACTCAGTCAGATATTCAAGTGGTACAAAGCTGACTTCGGAGGAACTGATGAAAAG CTGCTGAAGTGGGTGGTGGAGCACATGGGGGACTCTCCGAAGAAGACCAGCCTGCAGGGTGTCCTTTCTGCTGGGAAGACCAAAGTCAGCTTCCTCCCTTATGACTGGAGCACCAATAGCACCCACTGA